The Plasmodium gaboni strain SY75 chromosome 9, whole genome shotgun sequence DNA segment atatatattataatgtgAATAAccaaaaatataatttttacgatttttaattaaaatttatcatgtacgtttttattttattttatatacaatttatacttattttattcttcctttttatttattattattattttaaaaattatatttaacTTATTCaagtgaaaaaaaaaaaaaaaaaaacgttgataaaaaattatattatcataacGTTTAGGCAAATGAAATTATGGTGTTgtaaagatataaaaatatataatttcaattttgtatttttttatttattttgataatttttttttttttttttttaatatgaatttaatattataagtatataaaaatatatatgtattattataataatatacatgAAAAGTACAGTGGACAAGAACACTTTGCGAatactatatatatgaaataagAATATACACAAATCATATAAGGATaccatattatttttaatatatagaGAAAATACATACAATGAATCGAGTACATTATACAACGAAACGGTTATAATACATAGAATACTTATGAAAGTCTTGTGTATAaaattcattatttatatttattttttttttctttatcatattatatatatatatgaaataaaataacgataaataaaaatgttgaATACCCCCGatataatcattttaataatttaaacAAGGAAAATTGTATTTGATATGTACGCATTATAAATgacaaaaatatatatatatatatatatatatatatatatatatatataataagataataatattattttatttgaattacgtacatataaaataaatatatataatataatgatgatatatattatatttttttatttttttttatattaattttttaattttttctttttatgATCATATCCACATTAATTTGTagatataatttttcttttgactattataattttaatacaATTTTGAGGAAATTAAAtctttaaatttaatattttttttttctcttaaaaaaaaaaaaaaaattagtaaaaactttttttctacaaattatataataaaataataataaaaaaaaaaaaaaaaaaaaaaaaatttccaagtaaataaatatctatatttttgtctttaactttatttttatatatcaacaaaatacaattttatttatatttgtatttttttaagatATTACACAAAGGTAATGAATACGTGATATACTTATTTTCTATGttacatttttattgtGAATTATAAAGtattctttaaaaatatgtaaattcATGTTTgaatagaaatatataaatatataaatacacatacacaatatatatatatatatatatatatatatatatatatatatatatttgtattaatTAGTATATCAAAAAGggaaaatattatataattgtttGGAATAcatgtaaatatatattgtaataaatagtttaataaatattttatatttttatagaaattaatttatattttaatggAAAATTAGGAACAATAGATTATCCTTATGTTTGtaggaaaaaaaataaaaaataaaatattaagattattcatttattatatatatatatatatatatatatgtttctCCCATTTTTAACCTCATATTTCAGCTTTGTGTAAGAgaaatttaaatataaataaattaaatggAAAAGAtcttattaatattttccttactgaagaagaaaactaaaagaaaatgaaagGAATGAATTTTTTTAGACGTATTTCGCTATTATTTATTggtatattatatgtatttgtattggtaatatttttaaaatattaaaaatatatatatatatatatatatatatatacataaatatacatatatattttttttatcagAGAAATGTGTATAAAGATGATACCTTTTCAGTTATATACAAATTGGATAAATATTCAAGAAATATATCTGAGAAAGAAGAATTAGTAGAAATTCCTAGCGAATATTTTGATGGGAAATCTAATGTTTTAGAAATGAGTATGGATAATAAAGTTTATGggaaatataattttgatgatttgatatattcattaaatacatatgatatattaaaaattatatttccttatcatattttcgataaaatttattatgaaATGAAAGATTGTGAAGATATTGTGAACATTTATGACCTTTGTGATAATATTAGAGATggtaatatattttatttaagCCCTAAAAAATGTTGTAAAGGTGAGAAACATAAAGGCaaatgtattaataaaGACATTCCTATTTTAGTAATGGATCCTAAAGATTTggaaataaataagaaaataagAAGTTGTGCTTTCTTATTAAATAGAAAAAAGTATATGAAGGATATGTGGTCTGAATTAATGTTCAAGGAAAAGTTaaatctttttttcttaataaaGCATTTAGAgattttttataagaatttaaaagtagattataatattgaaaataattatgtttttagaaaattttgtgattgtaaaaaaatgattGTTATGGATATCTTAAATAGTGATTATTATCTTAATGTAATTTTCTCTAAATGGATTAAAAATTCAAAATTAAAAATCAAAGAATTTAAAATGCTTTTAAAGGCTTGTAGATATTGTTGGAgatatttaaaaagaaaattacACGATTCCTGTGAAGAAAATCTTATTAATTCgtttaataaaatagatTATAGTCATAAAACTATAAATAAGAATACAAATGTTTTTATAGATGAATCTAAAGcacaattaaaaaatacacaAAACAAGAATTATAAACCAAtaagtaataaaaaagaagatatctctgataatatagaaagaaaaaattatgaaatatGTCTAATAAATGCACCATATATAGATGAGGATTAACAAAATGTTGTGCTAtcttaaaatataagagacattataatatatatataaatgtatatttaatgaaTACATTATGTTggttataaaaatatatgttcatttaattttttgaGGGAATACATAAgtatataacatattaattttaaaatttatatacGTTAAATATTTGTCATATtaatatggaaaaaaaaaaaaaaaagtatttttctttttttgttttatacataatggtatatatatatttatagaatttgttcatataagcattaaaagtaaaaataagcatattaatatatatatatatatatatttatattaatttttttatttttttttttttgtaattttatttatgtaagaataaaatagaaaagaaatgaaaagaatatgataaataaaatatacatatataatttaaaaaattttagtgaacaatataatatagaaaaagtttaaataaattatcataattagGTAAAccataaaaatatgattaaCAGGAATAAgacaataaaaaatatatatatttatatatttaaatgaatttTATCTTGTAGTATTTTGAATGTTAAATTActtttaattatataaaatttgttctcaatgtatataaaagtaaaaattaaaaaaaaaacttatatatacatatatatttgtgtatatcttttttaatttctatattgatttaatattcatatttatctTCTGATCCATATTCGTCAAATGAAACTATTTTGAATAGGAATGATAATGCAATGGTTAAAAAAACTGCTCCAATTATTCCAATTACAATGGGACACATAAATGAGACAATTGAAGAAAGCGTTATCACAGAAGATATAccaaatattttaaagcATATAACTAAGCATGAAATAGATAATATAGTAAAAattattgtatatataccattatgaaatatatcaaaatcggacatttctttttttttctgtttttttatttcttcatatgtttttttcttttcctttttaatTAGAATGTAGAATaacttttttatataatccTTGTAgtacttttttttattgcTTTGTagtaaatattttgaatcATTTTCATGGAAAATTTTActtattttccttttcatattttctgtatatttttgtgaaccaaaatattttttataatacatatatttttcatttgcATTTCTATcatgatataaatattcatcCAAGTCATATTTTTGAAGGTGCTTATTTATTAAGTTGTAGAAGAGAATAGATCTATCTTCgtctttatattttttaatgtttttttttaaatcatcatattcttttaatttcttatatttgagatgttttaaattaaaatcTGACAATATTCTAtttgattttatttttgttgtGATATTGCTTTTATATGTTAGGTCTTCCATTTTTGTGAACGCACTCTgaaaggaaaaatatatatatatatatatatatatatggtaTATGTGCTGAATTAACTAATgaatgaataaatattttatgtatattataataccttatatgataagaataatataagaaatataacTTTGAGAAAggttattttattttgtagTAATAgcattttaatattaagACGTCTTTTACgtttattttgtaaatgATGGAATGgttttaaaataatattaaaaggatataaatttgaaaaatattattaacaagactatacatttataataacatataatacACAACTATTGTGAATAAAATTGTATGCATTTACatttcattaatattttacGATAAGGATATTAACATATAGTAAAATTCAGTACAAACAGTTGACATAGATTTATGGatattaaaagataaaacaaattttttttctttttttttttttttttatataacatgaaaataaatattaattaaaaatacataaggcaatataataatattttatttattttttctttaacataaatatatatgtattttttatttattatggATTAGTAAAATTTAAGAAATggaaattatataaaatatagataaggaaaaaaaatatgattaaAAAGAAACTATCCTTATAACgatacatataatatatatatatttatataatatgaatacctatttttattttccataatacataatattcatttatttatatttatgaataatatgaataatgtTTTTACCTActaaaaatatgtatttacTTATGTAcaccttttttttttttttttttttttggtgtactttttttataacgtaatgaagagaaaaaaaaattaaaagaaaaatggGTTATTATTTggataatttaaaaaattataaagaaacatatatttttatttatagaattatcatttttaataaattaagTTTTGCAAAAGGTATTTTCTGTgttattcatttatttaaattttttattttttttgatttgttctacaaaaatatatatatatatatatatatatatatatgtatcagatattatttttttactttttcctttttttttttaatctcagaaaaataaatatgattaAGTGGCATAAGAAACGTATTCCaaatttgttttattttgttaaaaagaggaataaaataacaaacATAATTTACTATAcatattgatatatataattataggaaaaatataatatctatttagttatataatatttatataaactTCACAATGGTcgaacaaaaaaaaaatatttcacTTGTAGTTTTTCCGTATTTTactattttttatttatttattccaagttaaatattaaaaaacaGAACGTTCTAAATTTTTAACACATTGAatgattttatatataaaaatacatgtgaatttatattactcttattttaatgatagcaaaaaaaaaaaggaaaaaaagaaaatgtaaaatttttttatattttcgGATTCCAATTcttctatatttatatcttaAATATGATTGCTAAATTATAATgctatatatatttggTGTAATCGTAGTATTAATACtacaatattataattatatatatatatatatatatatatattaagagttatatgaattataatgtgatacatcttttatatatttgtaagGTAATAACAAGTgtgtttttattttttttttttatattaagtaaattgtatattttcaaatataattataagttcattcaaaagaaaaataactacatattttttttacaatattataaatatatatatatatatatatatatttataaattccatatattattttaagCATAAAAATAAGTGTACTTtaagataatataaaataaaaattaaaaggacaaaaaaaatacatgctattatattatatatattattttaatattcaattaaaatttataatattaaatatactttatagtatatacatacatatatatatatatatatatatatatatatatatttataactTCCCATTATTATCTTAAgcataaataaatgtactttaaaaataaaataaaaattaaaaggacaaaaaaatacttgctattatattatatatattattttaatattcaattaaaatttataatattaaatatacttcacatatatatataatatatatattaaaagaatattgtatctttattatttatttattttattttttttttttttttgcatattctttatatatatattttttaaaatgaCATGTAggacaaaaaaaaaaaaaaaaaaaaaaaaaatatttattatatttatataaaaaaatataaaaataaaataaaataataatatttttatataaataaaaaaaaaaaaNNNNNNNNNNNNNNNNNNNNNNNNNNNNNNNNNNNNNNNNNNNNNNNNNNNNNNNNNNNNNNNNNNNNNNNNNNNNNNNNNNNNNNNNNNNNNNNNNNNNNNNNNNNNNNNNNNNNNNNNNNNNNNNNNNNNNNNNNNNNNNNNNNNNNNNNNNNNNNNNNNNNNNNNNNNNNNNNNNNNNNNNNNNNNNNNNNNNNNNNNNNNNNNNNNNNNNNNNNNNNNNNNNNNNNNNNNNNNNNNNNNNNNNNNNNNNNNNNNNNNNNNNNNNNNNNNNNNNNNNNNNNNNNNNNNNNNNNNNNNaatattaaaaaaaattttttttttttttttttttttttttttttttttttttttttttttaaattttttatataaaaattttttaaaaaaaaaataaaaaaaaaaaaaaaaaaaaaaaaaaaaaaaaagttcTATATACTTCtactataatatattaaattaacatttaataattatattttctacTTATAcacaataaaaaaaataatgaatcttgtttaaaaaaaaaaaaaaataatttttaaaattattttttatttttgtttgCGAAAccaatatatttataaaccgaaatgaataatatatatatatataaataaataaataaataaatatatatatatatatatatatatataatggttatttttttttaatatatatttaaataaacattaataaaataaaaagaaaaaaattagtCGCAATTTTTgtgttttattatttttttttttttttttacaatattaatatattataaaaatatatgaacagattatttatatattataagactgtataatttaaatttgaatgaatatataatatatatatatatagaatatttttaagaataaaacatataaaatgtCAACAAAAGATATATGCGTTGATGAAAGCAGTATACCTACTTGTCGTGTTgattcattttataataagGATGGTTTATCAATAAGAAATTATTCTTGGACAGTTAAGAAAGCTATTGGcttaataatattaattcatGGTTTAACAACACATATGAGGCTTGCGTTTTTAAAGcataatgtaaatatagTAAGTAATAATCACGCTGAATTAGTAGATGCAgataattattatctatatgAAGGAAGTTGGATAGAacaatttaataaaaatggtTATTCTGTATATGGAATTGATTTACAGGGTCATGGTGAATCTGATGGATATGATAATTTAAGACTTCatgttaataattttgatgATTATGCAGGTGATGtaattgaatatattagaaAAGTTAATGCTTCAATTACTT contains these protein-coding regions:
- a CDS encoding exported protein (PHISTb) — its product is MKGMNFFRRISLLFIGILYVFVLRNVYKDDTFSVIYKLDKYSRNISEKEELVEIPSEYFDGKSNVLEMSMDNKVYGKYNFDDLIYSLNTYDILKIIFPYHIFDKIYYEMKDCEDIVNIYDLCDNIRDGNIFYLSPKKCCKGEKHKGKCINKDIPILVMDPKDLEINKKIRSCAFLLNRKKYMKDMWSELMFKEKLNLFFLIKHLEIFYKNLKVDYNIENNYVFRKFCDCKKMIVMDILNSDYYLNVIFSKWIKNSKLKIKEFKMLLKACRYCWRYLKRKLHDSCEENLINSFNKIDYSHKTINKNTNVFIDESKAQLKNTQNKNYKPISNKKEDISDNIERKNYEICLINAPYIDED
- a CDS encoding putative exported protein (Plasmodium exported protein, unknown function), whose translation is MLLLQNKITFLKVIFLILFLSYKSAFTKMEDLTYKSNITTKIKSNRILSDFNLKHLKYKKLKEYDDLKKNIKKYKDEDRSILFYNLINKHLQKYDLDEYLYHDRNANEKYMYYKKYFGSQKYTENMKRKISKIFHENDSKYLLQSNKKKYYKDYIKKLFYILIKKEKKKTYEEIKKQKKKEMSDFDIFHNGIYTIIFTILSISCLVICFKIFGISSVITLSSIVSFMCPIVIGIIGAVFLTIALSFLFKIVSFDEYGSEDKYEY